A window from Actinomycetes bacterium encodes these proteins:
- a CDS encoding anaerobic glycerol-3-phosphate dehydrogenase subunit C: MLRVEHTADSCVKCNICNTVCPVAAVTDLFPGPKYEGPQGQRFRAGLDNGSSPDHSLDYCSACGLCTQACPEGVMVAEINAVAREQLVRAKGGLRLRDKLVSRPTLMGRLARPVAPLANVALANPGMRWLLEKTMGVHRKAAMPKFSSRSFRSWARRHRPPPDATRTVAYFHGCATQEYEPEVGTALVRVLERNGVRVTFPVQNCCGLPLVSNGDFDAARRFATKLTANLSDAAGDPGVIVANSTSCGMTLKAKYRELLGMEDERTAAVSRAVYDICEYLAGLADEGALDTSFRPLRAKAIYHPQCQLMAHGAGMPALDLLALVPELEVELSVVGCCGMAGTYGTKAEKYDIAMAVGNGLWEQAKATRPDFIVCDSETCRWHIAKATGVPVYHPVQVLDRAYQTPTRT; the protein is encoded by the coding sequence ATGCTCCGCGTCGAACACACCGCCGACTCCTGCGTCAAGTGCAACATCTGCAACACGGTCTGCCCGGTGGCCGCGGTCACCGACCTGTTCCCGGGCCCCAAGTACGAGGGCCCGCAGGGCCAGCGCTTCCGGGCCGGACTGGACAACGGCAGCTCGCCGGACCATTCGCTGGACTACTGCTCGGCCTGCGGGCTGTGCACCCAGGCGTGCCCCGAGGGCGTGATGGTGGCCGAGATCAACGCGGTGGCCCGCGAGCAGCTCGTCCGCGCCAAGGGCGGCCTGCGCCTGCGGGACAAGCTGGTCAGCCGCCCGACCCTGATGGGCCGGCTGGCCCGCCCGGTGGCCCCGCTGGCCAACGTCGCGCTGGCCAACCCGGGGATGCGTTGGCTCCTCGAGAAGACCATGGGCGTGCACCGCAAGGCGGCCATGCCGAAGTTCTCCAGCCGGAGCTTCCGCTCCTGGGCCCGCAGGCACCGGCCGCCGCCCGACGCCACGCGCACGGTCGCCTACTTCCACGGCTGCGCGACACAGGAGTACGAGCCCGAGGTCGGCACGGCGCTCGTGCGCGTGCTCGAGCGCAACGGCGTGCGCGTCACGTTCCCGGTGCAGAACTGCTGCGGCCTGCCGCTGGTCTCCAACGGCGACTTCGACGCGGCCCGCCGCTTCGCCACCAAGCTGACGGCCAACCTCTCGGACGCGGCCGGGGACCCCGGGGTGATCGTGGCCAACTCGACCTCCTGCGGCATGACACTCAAGGCCAAGTACCGCGAGCTGCTCGGCATGGAGGACGAGCGCACGGCCGCGGTCTCCCGGGCCGTCTACGACATCTGCGAGTACCTGGCCGGCCTCGCCGACGAGGGCGCGCTCGACACCTCGTTCCGGCCGCTGCGCGCCAAGGCCATCTACCACCCGCAGTGCCAGCTCATGGCCCACGGGGCGGGGATGCCCGCGCTCGACCTGCTCGCGCTCGTACCCGAGCTCGAGGTCGAGCTGTCGGTGGTCGGCTGCTGCGGCATGGCCGGCACCTACGGCACCAAGGCCGAGAAGTACGACATCGCGATGGCTGTGGGGAACGGCCTGTGGGAGCAGGCCAAGGCCACCCGGCCCGACTTCATCGTGTGCGACTCGGAGACCTGCCGCTGGCACATCGCCAAGGCCACCGGCGTGCCCGTCTACCACCCGGTCCAGGTGCTCGACCGCGCCTACCAGACCCCGACCAGGACGTGA
- a CDS encoding DoxX family membrane protein gives MTIQQEPVRLDGSLQLPAQRAAQTAPTHRAVITTFAAKVLAVARLAVGFVFLWAFLDKTFGLGYATPSAKAWIHGGSPTRGFLSSVAVGPFESTFHSWAGATWANWLFMLGLLGVGVALTLGVALRAAAASGTVLMLLMWAAEWPLAKHTSAGELSMSTNPIVDYHLVYALALIVVAVTYAGNTWGLGRLWAKLPLVRRNRWLL, from the coding sequence ATGACGATCCAGCAGGAGCCGGTGCGATTGGACGGCTCGTTGCAGCTCCCAGCCCAGCGCGCCGCCCAGACCGCGCCGACCCACCGGGCGGTCATCACCACCTTTGCCGCGAAGGTCCTCGCGGTCGCGCGCCTGGCGGTCGGGTTCGTGTTCCTGTGGGCCTTCCTGGACAAGACGTTCGGGCTCGGCTACGCAACCCCGTCCGCCAAGGCCTGGATCCACGGCGGCTCCCCCACCAGGGGTTTCCTCAGCAGTGTCGCGGTGGGCCCGTTCGAGTCGACATTCCACAGCTGGGCGGGGGCCACCTGGGCGAACTGGCTGTTCATGCTCGGCCTGCTCGGCGTCGGCGTCGCGCTGACACTCGGGGTGGCGCTGCGCGCCGCGGCCGCAAGCGGCACGGTGCTGATGCTGCTGATGTGGGCCGCGGAGTGGCCGCTGGCCAAGCACACCTCCGCGGGTGAGCTGAGCATGTCAACCAACCCGATCGTGGACTACCACCTCGTCTACGCGCTGGCGCTGATCGTGGTGGCGGTGACCTACGCCGGCAACACGTGGGGCCTGGGCAGGCTCTGGGCGAAGTTGCCGCTCGTCCGGCGCAACCGCTGGCTGTTGTGA
- a CDS encoding nickel-dependent hydrogenase large subunit: protein MLVRTRDGRVETVELRIYEPPRFFEAFLRGRAYTEPPDTTARICGICPVAYQMSACTAIENACGATVDGPLADLRRLIYCGEWIESHALHVYLLHAPDFLGYDGAVEMAADHRDVVQRGLAMKKAGNEIIALLGGRPIHPVNVRVGGFYRVPAKRELLPLAEQLRRSRDLALETVRWVAGFDFPGFEGDYELVAVRSPDGEYPIFGDGVASSGGLDIDVHDLGEQLVEHHVPHSTALHASLGGLERPYMCGLLARYGLAAAALSPLAREVAAEAGLGGVCRNPFQSIVVRAVEMLYAFDEALRLIDRYEQPDAPAVPVEPRAATGHGVTEAPRGMLYHRYELDGDGVIRSARIVPPTSQNQRQIEDDLRRFVEPRLHLPTDELTRRCEQAIRNYDPCISCATHFLDLEVAEA, encoded by the coding sequence ATGCTGGTACGCACCCGCGATGGCCGAGTGGAGACCGTGGAGCTGCGCATCTACGAGCCGCCGCGGTTCTTCGAGGCGTTCCTGCGCGGGCGGGCCTACACCGAGCCGCCGGACACCACCGCCCGGATCTGCGGCATCTGCCCGGTCGCCTATCAGATGAGCGCGTGCACCGCGATCGAGAACGCCTGCGGCGCGACCGTGGACGGGCCCCTGGCCGACCTGCGCCGGCTGATCTACTGCGGCGAGTGGATCGAGAGCCACGCGCTGCACGTGTACCTGCTGCACGCCCCCGACTTCCTCGGCTACGACGGGGCGGTGGAGATGGCCGCCGACCACCGCGATGTGGTGCAGCGCGGCCTGGCCATGAAAAAGGCAGGCAACGAGATCATCGCGCTGCTCGGCGGGCGGCCGATCCACCCGGTCAACGTGCGCGTCGGCGGCTTCTACCGGGTGCCGGCCAAGCGGGAGCTGCTCCCGCTCGCCGAGCAGCTGCGCCGCAGCCGGGACCTGGCGCTCGAGACAGTGCGCTGGGTGGCTGGCTTCGACTTCCCCGGCTTCGAAGGCGACTACGAGCTGGTGGCAGTCCGGTCCCCTGATGGGGAGTATCCGATCTTCGGCGACGGGGTGGCCTCCAGCGGCGGGCTCGACATCGACGTGCACGACCTCGGTGAGCAGCTCGTCGAGCACCACGTGCCGCACTCCACCGCGCTGCACGCCTCCCTCGGCGGGCTCGAGCGGCCCTACATGTGCGGCCTGCTGGCGCGCTACGGGCTCGCGGCCGCGGCGCTGTCCCCGCTGGCCCGCGAGGTGGCCGCCGAAGCCGGCCTCGGGGGTGTCTGCCGCAACCCGTTCCAGAGCATCGTGGTGCGCGCGGTCGAGATGCTGTACGCCTTCGACGAGGCGTTGCGCCTGATCGACCGGTACGAGCAGCCGGACGCGCCCGCCGTCCCGGTCGAGCCGCGCGCGGCCACCGGGCACGGGGTCACCGAGGCACCCAGGGGAATGCTCTACCACCGCTACGAGCTCGACGGCGACGGGGTCATCCGCAGCGCCCGGATCGTCCCGCCGACCTCCCAGAACCAGCGGCAGATCGAGGACGACCTGCGCCGCTTCGTGGAGCCACGCCTGCACCTGCCCACCGACGAGCTGACCCGCCGCTGCGAGCAGGCGATCCGCAACTACGACCCGTGCATCTCGTGCGCCACCCACTTCCTCGACCTCGAGGTGGCGGAGGCGTGA
- a CDS encoding RDD family protein: MATVQTLAGRSQVGRAYGGFWRRGIAAAIDWILIGVVVSFTIGYHGQLATPHSTVKVVVYYALALAVVWLYFAAMEASAWQATLGKLVVGVRVTTVDGQRIGYGRATARLLAKFGLSLPPLGLGFVLAGVDARKQALHDKVAGTVVVRA, translated from the coding sequence ATGGCAACCGTGCAGACCCTGGCCGGACGATCGCAGGTCGGCCGCGCATACGGCGGCTTTTGGCGCAGGGGGATCGCAGCCGCCATCGACTGGATACTGATCGGCGTCGTGGTGTCCTTCACGATCGGCTACCACGGACAATTGGCGACCCCCCACTCGACCGTCAAGGTCGTCGTGTACTACGCGCTGGCGCTGGCGGTGGTGTGGCTGTACTTCGCGGCGATGGAGGCCTCCGCCTGGCAGGCGACCCTCGGCAAGCTGGTCGTAGGGGTCAGGGTCACGACCGTCGACGGGCAGCGGATCGGCTATGGGCGGGCGACCGCGCGGCTGCTGGCCAAGTTCGGCCTGTCGCTGCCGCCGCTAGGGCTTGGGTTCGTGCTGGCCGGCGTCGATGCCCGCAAGCAGGCCCTGCACGACAAGGTGGCGGGCACCGTGGTGGTACGCGCGTGA
- a CDS encoding multicopper oxidase domain-containing protein — MAGRDSRPTFTTTPGRYTGSVPIVTHLHGGRNSEEHDGYPEAWYLPAAANIPAGYATVGSLYEEFKAKSQAATGAVWAPGTAVFEYENQQAASTLWFHDHTLGMTRANVYAGPAGFYLLRDGAFDLPAGVLPGPAPARGDPAGRRYFEIPLAIQDRSFDADGSLFYPDSREFFDGFQGPYIPGSDVPPIWNPEVFGNTMLVNGKTWPFLEVEPRRYRLRLLNGCNGRFLILRFDSTDLRFWQLGAEGGFLPAPVQLGELLMGPAERADVIVDFAGLAGRTVRLRNLGPDEPFGGGTPGVDFDPANPATTGQVLEFRVTLPLSGEDTSTPPGQLSLPAPAKPGATTNTRQVSLNEAASIFPGFDGPVAALLGTMNGTPNPLGWADPITENVRVGAVEEWAMHNFTEDAHPIHIHEIQFEVVNRQPFGGTPFGPEWWEMGLKDTVVAYPGQITRVKAHYDRAGLFVWHCHIVEHEDNEMMRPYRIT; from the coding sequence GTGGCCGGCCGGGACTCGCGCCCGACCTTCACCACCACCCCTGGCCGCTACACCGGTTCGGTCCCGATCGTCACCCACCTGCACGGCGGGCGCAACAGCGAGGAGCACGACGGCTACCCCGAGGCCTGGTACCTGCCCGCGGCCGCCAACATCCCCGCCGGCTACGCCACCGTCGGCTCGCTCTATGAGGAGTTCAAGGCCAAGTCCCAGGCGGCGACCGGTGCGGTGTGGGCGCCGGGGACGGCGGTGTTTGAGTACGAGAACCAGCAGGCGGCCTCCACGCTGTGGTTCCACGACCACACCCTGGGCATGACCCGGGCCAACGTGTATGCCGGGCCGGCGGGCTTCTACCTGCTCCGCGACGGCGCCTTCGACCTGCCGGCTGGGGTGCTGCCGGGGCCGGCGCCGGCCCGCGGCGATCCCGCAGGCAGGCGGTACTTCGAGATCCCGCTGGCCATCCAGGACCGCTCGTTTGACGCCGACGGCTCGCTGTTCTACCCCGACAGCCGTGAGTTCTTCGACGGCTTCCAAGGACCGTACATCCCCGGCAGCGATGTCCCGCCGATCTGGAACCCCGAGGTGTTCGGCAACACGATGCTGGTCAACGGCAAGACCTGGCCGTTCCTGGAGGTCGAGCCGCGGCGCTACCGGTTGCGGCTGCTGAACGGCTGCAACGGGCGCTTCCTCATCCTACGGTTCGACAGCACTGACCTGCGCTTCTGGCAGCTCGGCGCCGAGGGCGGGTTCCTGCCCGCACCGGTGCAGCTGGGCGAGCTGCTGATGGGGCCGGCCGAACGCGCCGACGTGATCGTCGATTTCGCCGGCCTTGCGGGCCGGACGGTCCGGCTGCGCAACCTCGGGCCCGACGAGCCGTTCGGTGGCGGCACCCCCGGGGTCGACTTCGACCCCGCGAACCCCGCCACCACCGGGCAGGTGCTGGAGTTCCGGGTCACGCTGCCGTTGAGTGGAGAAGACACCAGCACGCCACCGGGGCAGTTGAGCCTGCCGGCACCGGCCAAGCCGGGGGCGACTACCAACACCCGCCAGGTGTCGCTCAACGAGGCGGCCTCCATCTTCCCTGGGTTCGACGGGCCGGTCGCCGCGCTGCTTGGCACCATGAACGGCACGCCAAATCCGCTGGGGTGGGCCGATCCCATCACCGAGAACGTGCGGGTGGGCGCGGTCGAGGAGTGGGCGATGCACAACTTCACCGAGGACGCCCACCCCATCCACATCCACGAGATCCAGTTCGAGGTCGTCAACCGCCAGCCGTTCGGGGGCACTCCGTTCGGCCCGGAGTGGTGGGAGATGGGCCTGAAGGACACCGTGGTCGCCTACCCCGGTCAGATCACCCGGGTCAAGGCGCACTACGACCGAGCGGGCCTGTTCGTGTGGCACTGCCACATCGTCGAGCACGAGGACAACGAGATGATGCGGCCCTACCGGATCACGTAG
- a CDS encoding hydrogenase maturation protease, whose amino-acid sequence MSAARPGRVVVIGLGNRVRGDDAAGLEVAGRLRRAAPAGVEVVEHEGDAAALLDHWQGAALAVVVDAVRAGGEPGSLHRLEVVPGGQAGSGIADRAWQVSSHALGLAEAVGLAGALGRLPGRLVLVGIEGGVVRRRRRPVPAGRRDRRACRRGGPGPGHRRGRDSRLSIRARVAIPRRATDRPAPTAGWSASTTPR is encoded by the coding sequence GTGAGCGCGGCCCGGCCGGGCCGGGTGGTGGTGATCGGCCTCGGCAACCGGGTCCGCGGCGACGACGCGGCCGGCCTGGAGGTGGCTGGGCGGCTGCGGCGGGCGGCACCCGCCGGGGTCGAGGTGGTGGAGCACGAGGGCGACGCCGCCGCCCTGCTCGACCACTGGCAGGGGGCGGCGCTCGCGGTGGTGGTGGACGCGGTGCGCGCTGGCGGCGAGCCAGGCTCGCTGCACCGGCTGGAGGTCGTCCCCGGCGGCCAGGCGGGGAGCGGCATCGCCGACCGTGCCTGGCAGGTCAGCTCGCATGCCCTCGGCCTGGCGGAGGCGGTCGGCCTGGCCGGCGCGCTCGGTCGCCTGCCAGGCCGCCTGGTCCTGGTCGGCATCGAGGGGGGGGTCGTTCGCCGCCGGCGACGCCCTGTCCCCGCCGGTCGCCGCGACCGTCGAGCGTGCCGCCGGGGAGGTCCTGGCCCTGGTCACCGGCGGGGACGCGACAGCCGGCTGAGCATCCGGGCGAGGGTCGCGATTCCGCGGCGCGCCACGGATCGGCCCGCCCCCACGGCCGGGTGGTCGGCATCGACCACTCCCAGGTGA
- a CDS encoding class I SAM-dependent methyltransferase: MVGIDHSQVMWRQARRRNRGAVASGRVQLLRGSLADLAGRPATFHKALAVNVFGFWPDPVAVLRQLAEVLLPGARTALTMQPRGRGVTNQDTRQAGERMAAALHDAGFTDIQVRTLPLKPVDAACALGVWPSARPEHARA; the protein is encoded by the coding sequence GTGGTCGGCATCGACCACTCCCAGGTGATGTGGCGCCAGGCCCGCCGCCGCAACCGCGGTGCGGTGGCGTCGGGCCGGGTGCAGCTGCTGCGCGGCAGCCTGGCCGACCTGGCCGGCCGGCCGGCAACCTTCCACAAGGCGCTGGCCGTCAACGTGTTCGGGTTCTGGCCAGACCCGGTCGCGGTGCTGCGCCAGCTGGCCGAGGTGCTGCTGCCCGGGGCCAGGACCGCGCTGACCATGCAGCCGCGCGGGCGTGGCGTCACCAACCAGGACACCCGCCAGGCCGGCGAACGCATGGCGGCGGCGCTCCACGACGCGGGCTTCACCGACATCCAGGTGCGCACCCTGCCGCTGAAGCCCGTCGACGCGGCCTGCGCCCTGGGCGTGTGGCCCAGCGCGCGGCCAGAGCACGCGCGGGCCTGA